Below is a genomic region from Bacillus cereus group sp. RP43.
TTCACTACTTCATCTGGCCCTATATAAGTACCTGCATATGGAAATCCAGCAGCTTCTGTCCAAGATACATTTTCACTTAAATACGCTTTGAAAGCATCTAATTTCCCTTCGCCTGTTAACACATACGTTTCATGTAATAGTTTTTGATATTTATTCATATCATTACCCCCAAGGCATTTCTTTTGTTACAACTTTTGCACTTAATTCTAATACCCCTTTATTTGCATAGTCTGGATATGCTGCTTCAAGTTTCGCTACAAAATCTTTTGAAGTTTTACTTTCTTCAGAAGCTTGAATTGCAGTTCTTAGATAATCCATTGTCGCAGTAAGTGCTTGATTATTTAAGGATTTTTCGATTGATCCATGGCTCGGTACAATTATGTCGGCATTTAATACTTGTAATACTTTCAAGTTTTCAATCCATGCCTCCATAGCCGCTTTTGAGCTAGTATCCGCTAAGAATACATGTATTTCGTTAAATACATCAATACCACCAATTAATAATTTTAGCTCTTTATTAAATAAGCTAGTTCTGTAATGGTCTAAGCCTACTAGTTCAAATGTTAACCCCTGAAAATCAATCGTTTTTTCTTTAAATACTTGGGGTAATACCACATTGCTTGGTGCGTTTTCTCCAAGTACGTTTTTCCAAACTTTTAATTTTCCTAAGACAGAATGAACAATATGTTCAACTGTAGACTCTGTAGCATACGCTATGGCTTCTGGGTAAGCAGCTTTAATACTCTCTAATCCAAAGTAGTAGTCTGGATCTCCATGAATAATAAAAATTTTATCTAGAGATAAGTCGTTTTTTTTCAGATACTCAACAATTTCTTTTGAATCAGATTGAGTAAATTTTGAGCTTATTAAAAATGCATGTCCCGCTTTCTCAACTAAGGTTGCAGTGACCATAAAACTTTTTTCGTCTGAACTAAACACCGTCAATTTCACATCTTTTTGATTTGTATCGATTGTTTTAAACATAGAATGTTATTCTCCTTTTGTTAAAGTTATTAAATAGTTAACATACTTTTATCTTGTTCCGCCAGA
It encodes:
- a CDS encoding cytoplasmic protein, which encodes MFKTIDTNQKDVKLTVFSSDEKSFMVTATLVEKAGHAFLISSKFTQSDSKEIVEYLKKNDLSLDKIFIIHGDPDYYFGLESIKAAYPEAIAYATESTVEHIVHSVLGKLKVWKNVLGENAPSNVVLPQVFKEKTIDFQGLTFELVGLDHYRTSLFNKELKLLIGGIDVFNEIHVFLADTSSKAAMEAWIENLKVLQVLNADIIVPSHGSIEKSLNNQALTATMDYLRTAIQASEESKTSKDFVAKLEAAYPDYANKGVLELSAKVVTKEMPWG